In Ailuropoda melanoleuca isolate Jingjing unplaced genomic scaffold, ASM200744v2 unplaced-scaffold10500, whole genome shotgun sequence, the following are encoded in one genomic region:
- the LOC100468048 gene encoding PWWP domain-containing DNA repair factor 3B produces the protein MDAEYVLCNWKGHFWPAKVLSRSRISPKNKRKGALSLEVEILSVDEKIKVKSTDIKILNESQIEYITSLLIAESKASVPPGQEVPYRNALTVALEILNERASLGPARASDEPKTTTPPQRRPQKRSRKKYRKPKGNLLRSLRRSKNLKSLLACSQSEDAPDGGQTQAHRTVTPIPRKMQAESSQSRRRYPNFPSLSEGGYEKEGKEKRDTSGVRSLHCTVKEGTGAKDGSVLPPLPPGFNLTVPKALKEEAHDTYPKTLAVSSECSAFSRNVEDHGEGPWKPGLEGVAASSSAPHLRLRYSLRLANRKRKLQVPEFEKGLQELQSSVNSKAVNPTTAIKKDVSKEMGQPTSMAFPQEPCPIEGGMMVWFKFQNHPYWPAVVKSVSQTEHTARVLLIEANMHCEMSGIRVPLRRLKHLDCKEKEKLMKRARKVYEQSVNWCFSLISHYREGLSRGSFAGSFLDYYAADISYPIRKAIQDGDVEIDFPKVNYADLEDSEEEASLGGKRPCKKILPDRRRAARDRANQKLVDFIVKRKGADHHLLDIVKGRKQSRWLASFLNSSRYVICTETYLEDEDQLDVVVRHLQEIYKQMDKKMLTLARDDKVSFVLEVLLPEAIICSIAALEGLGYKEAEQKYLQGPPVHYREKELFDRNILREMRKRSATRGKAK, from the coding sequence TGGATGCTGAGTATGTCCTATGCAATTGGAAAGGTCACTTTTGGCCAGCAAAGGTTTTGTCCAGATCTAGGATCTCAccaaaaaataagaggaaagggGCACTTTCTCTAGAAGTTGAAATACTCTCAgtagatgaaaaaattaaagtgaaaagcaCAGACATAAAGATCCTAAATGAGTCTCAAATTGAATACATTACCTCCTTGCTGATAGCCGAGTCGAAGGCCAGTGTCCCACCAGGACAGGAAGTGCCCTACAGAAACGCTCTTACAGTGGCCCTGGAGATTCTGAATGAGAGAGCAAGTTTGGGTCCAGCAAGAGCATCAGATGAACCAAAGACCACTACACCACCCCAAAGGAGACCACAAAAGCGATCTCGTAAAAAGTACCGGAAGCCCAAAGGGAACTTACTGAGGAGTCTTAGGAGAAGCAAAAACCTCAAATCGCTGCTGGCATGTTCACAGAGTGAGGACGCCCCAGACGGTGGTCAAACACAGGCGCACAGAACGGTCACTCCTATTCCAAGGAAGATGCAAGCAGAGTCCTCACAAAGCCGCAGGAGGTACCCAAACTTCCCGTCACTTTCAGAAGGTGGTTATGAGAAAGAGGGCAAGGAAAAGAGGGACACCTCAGGAGTTAGGTCCTTGCACTGCACAGTCAAGGAGGGTACAGGTGCTAAAGATGGAAGCGTCCTTCCACCTCTGCCACCGGGTTTCAACCTCACTGTACCCAAGGCTCTAAAAGAAGAGGCACATGACACCTACCCAAAGACCCTGGCTGTCTCCTCTGAATGCTCTGCCTTCTCCAGGAATGTTGAGGACCATGGAGAGGGTCCCTGGAAGCCAGGCTTGGAAGGTGTGGCAGCATCCTCCAGCGCCCCTCACCTGAGGCTGCGTTATTCACTCCGTCTGGCAAATAGAAAAAGGAAGCTGCAGGTACCAGAGTTTGAAAAAGGGCTGCAGGAACTTCAGTCTTCAGTCAACTCAAAGGCTGTTAACCCCACCACTGCTATTAAAAAGGATGTCAGCAAGGAAATGGGACAACCAACAAGCATGGCTTTTCCACAGGAGCCTTGTCCCATCGAAGGAGGAATGATGGTCTggtttaaatttcaaaatcaccCATATTGGCCAGCAGTGGTAAAGAGTGTCAGCCAAACAGAGCACACTGCAAGGGTGCTTTTGATTGAGGCAAACATGCACTGTGAAATGAGTGGCATTCGGGTTCCTCTTCGAAGATTAAAGCATCTGGactgtaaagagaaagaaaaactaatgaaGAGAGCCAGGAAAGTGTACGAGCAAAGTGTGAACTGGTGTTTCTCCCTGATTTCCCACTACAGAGAAGGGCTTAGTCGCGGGTCTTTTGCAGGCTCTTTCCTGGACTATTACGCTGCTGACATCAGTTACCCAATTAGGAAAGCCATCCAAGACGGAGATGTGGAGATTGATTTCCCAAAGGTGAATTATGCCGACCTGGAAGATTCTGAGGAGGAGGCCTCCCTGGGCGGGAAGAGGCCCTGCAAGAAGATTCTCCCTGACCGGAGGAGGGCTGCTCGAGACCGAGCCAACCAGAAGCTAGTGGACTTCATCGTGAAAAGAAAGGGAGCCGATCACCATCTTCTGGACATTGTCAAAGGCAGGAAACAGTCCAGGTGGCTGGCATCATTTCTGAATTCAAGCAGGTACGTGATCTGCACTGAAACATACCTGGAGGATGAAGACCAGTTGGATGTCGTGGTAAGACATTTACAAGAAATCTACAAGCAGATGGACAAGAAAATGCTGACTCTGGCAAGGGATGACAAAGTGAGTTTTGTTCTGGAAGTCCTTCTGCCAGAAGCAATCATTTGTTCAATTGCTGCACTTGAAGGGTTAGGTTACAAGGAGGCAGAACAAAAGTACCTACAGGGGCCACCTGTGCATTACCGGGAAAAAGAGCTATTTGATAGAAATATCCtaagggaaatgagaaagagatCAGCAACAAGGGGCAAAGCTAAATAA